The Chryseobacterium aureum genome contains a region encoding:
- a CDS encoding cupin domain-containing protein, whose protein sequence is MKNIMKGLSLVLVVSTVGFMNAQHKKHNHVSVTAEASTEFIPAIRLINNADGSCSFEKGKIPTLKHMNTTTFWMSNKTEEWEKNAHPAPRRQYVITIKGNIRFKVTDGSTFMIKPGVVLLAEDLKGTGHSWDMVKSKEWERLYIPIAENADDFFIPDGQ, encoded by the coding sequence ATGAAAAACATCATGAAGGGCTTAAGCCTTGTTTTAGTAGTAAGTACTGTAGGATTTATGAATGCACAACATAAAAAGCACAACCACGTGAGTGTAACTGCGGAAGCCTCCACAGAGTTCATTCCTGCCATCAGACTAATCAATAATGCTGATGGGTCATGCAGTTTTGAAAAAGGAAAAATTCCTACTTTGAAGCACATGAATACCACCACCTTCTGGATGAGCAATAAAACCGAAGAGTGGGAAAAAAATGCACACCCTGCTCCAAGAAGGCAATATGTGATTACCATCAAAGGAAATATAAGATTTAAAGTAACAGACGGTTCTACTTTTATGATTAAACCGGGAGTTGTTCTCTTGGCTGAAGATCTGAAAGGAACCGGTCACAGCTGGGATATGGTGAAAAGCAAAGAGTGGGAGAGACTTTATATTCCTATTGCTGAAAATGCAGATGACTTTTTTATCCCGGATGGCCAGTAG
- a CDS encoding response regulator transcription factor, producing the protein MKILIVEDNVRVSSLLKRGLESQDYQVYISEDAEDAVVLLHKISFDLAITDIMLPKMSGIDLCKMIKQKYPDLPIIMLTALGTIDEKIEGFDAGADDYMVKPFEIRELYVRIKAILLRKSAKNKEAYQTDLEYHDLRIDKKINRVFRNGEEIELTPKEFKLLVFLVSNAERILTREEIAENVWGNHFDTGTNYIDVYIAYLRKKIDKNFDHKLIHTKPGVGFIFASQL; encoded by the coding sequence ATGAAAATTTTAATTGTAGAAGATAATGTACGTGTTTCAAGCCTTTTGAAAAGAGGGCTCGAAAGCCAGGATTATCAGGTGTATATTTCGGAAGATGCAGAAGATGCAGTCGTGCTGCTGCATAAAATATCATTCGACCTGGCGATTACCGACATTATGCTTCCGAAAATGAGCGGGATTGATCTGTGCAAGATGATCAAGCAGAAATATCCGGATCTTCCCATCATTATGCTTACTGCTCTGGGAACGATTGATGAAAAAATTGAAGGATTTGATGCCGGAGCAGATGATTACATGGTAAAGCCCTTTGAAATCCGGGAACTGTATGTGAGAATAAAAGCTATTCTTCTGAGAAAATCTGCGAAAAACAAAGAGGCTTACCAGACCGATCTGGAATATCATGATCTGAGGATTGATAAAAAAATCAACAGAGTATTCAGAAACGGAGAAGAAATAGAACTCACTCCCAAAGAATTTAAGCTGCTGGTATTTCTGGTAAGCAATGCCGAAAGAATTCTTACCCGTGAAGAAATTGCAGAAAATGTATGGGGAAATCATTTTGATACGGGAACCAATTATATTGACGTTTATATTGCTTATCTGCGGAAAAAGATTGATAAAAATTTTGACCATAAACTTATTCATACCAAACCCGGAGTAGGTTTTATTTTCGCATCACAATTATGA
- a CDS encoding Dabb family protein produces the protein MERRKFLFRSVQASALLLVSGNLLASALPIFNPIKKKKMYFHYLLFWLRDDLSELEVKEFENFFEGLKKLPYQKNLRYGKPAASSPRSVLDNTFTYNASMEFDSLEELEAYGKLPEHLALVEKYKPFFDRMLVYDTAYN, from the coding sequence ATGGAAAGAAGAAAATTTTTATTCCGCTCAGTTCAGGCTTCTGCCCTGCTGCTGGTTTCGGGAAATTTGCTTGCATCTGCTTTACCCATTTTTAACCCTATAAAAAAGAAAAAAATGTACTTCCATTATTTGTTGTTCTGGCTTAGAGATGACCTGTCTGAGCTTGAAGTAAAAGAATTTGAAAATTTTTTTGAAGGTCTTAAAAAGCTTCCTTACCAAAAGAATCTCCGTTACGGAAAACCTGCTGCCTCCAGTCCCAGAAGTGTTTTAGACAATACATTTACCTATAATGCTTCTATGGAATTTGATAGTCTGGAAGAGCTTGAAGCATATGGGAAACTTCCCGAACATCTGGCTTTGGTTGAGAAATATAAACCATTTTTTGACAGAATGCTGGTTTACGATACCGCGTATAATTAA
- the fabF gene encoding beta-ketoacyl-ACP synthase II: MKRVVITGLGAVTPLGNNVEEFWQNSINGLSGANKITHFDTEKFKVHFACEVKNFDPKAHLTHNEIKRSDLFSQYAMYSTAEALKDSGLELENMDPFDIGVIWGTGQGGMWTFESEVMNFAAGDGTPRFNPFFVPKFIANMASGMISMKYGLQGINYTTVSACATGNTALMDAFNYIRLGKAKVIVSGGSEAAISPASIGGFSIMKAMSTRNDDFATASRPYDAERDGFVMGEGSGTLILEEYEHAKARGAKIYAELAGAAMTADAYHMTAPHPDGVGAIKAMQLALNEAQINVDDIDYINPHATSTPLGDLVELNGINKLFKGSKNLDISATKSMTGHLLGAAGAVEAILSIKAIQNGIIPPTINLHHIDENIPKDINIVFGEAKEKNITYALSNAFGFGGHNATLIFKKFS, from the coding sequence ATGAAAAGAGTTGTCATTACAGGTCTTGGCGCAGTGACGCCCTTGGGAAATAATGTCGAAGAATTTTGGCAAAACAGCATCAATGGATTGAGTGGAGCAAATAAAATCACTCATTTTGACACAGAAAAGTTTAAAGTACATTTTGCGTGTGAGGTTAAAAACTTTGATCCAAAAGCGCATTTAACACACAACGAAATTAAAAGAAGTGATTTATTTTCACAATATGCCATGTACTCCACAGCGGAGGCGTTGAAAGATTCAGGACTCGAACTGGAAAATATGGATCCATTTGACATTGGTGTTATCTGGGGAACAGGGCAAGGCGGAATGTGGACTTTCGAAAGTGAAGTCATGAATTTCGCAGCAGGCGACGGAACACCAAGATTCAATCCTTTCTTTGTACCGAAATTTATTGCCAATATGGCTTCGGGAATGATTTCGATGAAATATGGTCTTCAGGGAATCAATTACACCACTGTTTCTGCATGTGCAACAGGAAATACCGCATTGATGGATGCCTTCAACTATATCCGTCTCGGAAAAGCGAAAGTAATCGTAAGCGGTGGTTCTGAAGCTGCTATTTCTCCGGCATCCATCGGAGGATTTTCTATTATGAAGGCAATGTCTACAAGAAATGATGATTTTGCCACAGCCAGCCGTCCTTATGATGCAGAAAGAGATGGTTTTGTAATGGGTGAAGGCTCCGGAACCTTAATTCTGGAAGAATATGAGCACGCTAAAGCAAGAGGAGCAAAAATCTATGCAGAATTGGCGGGTGCTGCGATGACAGCAGATGCTTACCATATGACGGCGCCTCATCCCGACGGAGTGGGAGCCATCAAAGCAATGCAGCTGGCCCTTAACGAAGCACAAATTAATGTAGATGATATTGATTATATTAATCCTCACGCCACCTCTACTCCGCTGGGAGATCTGGTGGAGCTGAACGGAATTAATAAATTATTTAAAGGAAGCAAAAATCTTGATATCAGTGCTACAAAATCCATGACAGGCCACTTGTTGGGAGCCGCAGGAGCTGTAGAAGCTATACTTTCCATTAAAGCAATTCAAAACGGAATTATTCCACCAACCATTAATCTTCATCATATTGATGAGAATATCCCGAAAGATATTAATATTGTCTTTGGAGAAGCAAAAGAAAAAAATATTACTTATGCTTTAAGTAATGCTTTTGGGTTTGGCGGACACAATGCTACTTTAATATTCAAGAAGTTCAGCTGA
- a CDS encoding PaaI family thioesterase, which translates to MDRLTQLKQFIGKEFDQSPSPFMKWLNPIVLSVEEGQLEFQYTIRPEWLNPIGNLHGGVTAAIIDDIIGATMFSLNENSFITTINNVIDYFSTAKENDNIVAETKIIKRGKQFVNAQCEIWNADKTRLIARGTSNLFKINN; encoded by the coding sequence ATGGACAGATTAACACAATTAAAACAATTCATCGGAAAAGAATTTGATCAGTCACCATCTCCTTTTATGAAATGGCTTAATCCTATTGTTCTTTCCGTAGAAGAAGGACAACTGGAATTTCAGTATACCATAAGACCGGAATGGCTGAACCCGATCGGGAATTTACACGGTGGAGTTACCGCTGCCATTATAGACGATATCATTGGCGCCACGATGTTTTCTTTAAATGAAAATTCTTTCATTACTACTATAAATAATGTCATTGATTATTTTTCAACTGCAAAAGAAAATGATAATATTGTAGCCGAAACTAAAATCATTAAAAGGGGAAAGCAGTTTGTAAACGCACAGTGCGAAATATGGAACGCAGATAAAACCCGCTTAATAGCGAGGGGAACCTCGAATTTATTCAAAATCAATAACTAA
- a CDS encoding HAMP domain-containing sensor histidine kinase — MKIATRTALIYSILTAGILFLFAYVLYFVSEKNREDEFNDRLGYKVIWRSEFIFDVRINDEKIRELHKRNQKLLNEADISVYNSKKELTFTDIPPLKSNEKYLDKIIRSGKNRIFWQQGDRQYIAIQFESNGEKYYIIGSAVDVTGKAHIAEFRKDVIIIYISSIVIIFIVGFLFSYYTLKPLKDIIIQIRDISEHNLNKRLNVPKAKDEIYELTETFNSTFNRLEKSFNNHKQFVTTISHEFRTPLSTLIAELELAKELNVTLDDYKLSIDNALQDANDASELSSALLDFARASYDVSQIGLTNLRLDEILAESKLALLQKNNRYKIGINYTGNASDDDENNYDFHGNPYLLQVAFLNLMENACKYSADKSCHVEIETNPEHIKIRFIDHGIGISAKDLSKIFDLFYRGANKSFEKGNGIGLSIVKRIVEIHEGKLTVDSEISNGSIFTVVFPSKK; from the coding sequence ATGAAAATAGCAACCAGAACAGCACTCATTTATTCTATTCTTACAGCAGGCATATTATTTCTGTTTGCTTATGTGCTTTATTTTGTATCCGAGAAGAACAGGGAAGATGAGTTTAATGACCGATTAGGATATAAGGTGATCTGGCGTTCAGAATTTATTTTCGATGTCAGAATCAATGATGAAAAAATCCGTGAGCTTCACAAGCGTAATCAAAAACTGCTGAATGAAGCAGATATCAGCGTTTATAACAGTAAAAAAGAGCTCACATTCACGGATATTCCTCCTCTTAAAAGCAATGAAAAATATCTGGATAAAATTATCAGATCCGGTAAAAACAGAATATTCTGGCAGCAGGGAGACCGCCAGTATATCGCCATTCAGTTTGAGTCAAACGGAGAGAAATATTATATTATCGGCAGTGCGGTAGATGTCACCGGAAAAGCTCACATTGCAGAATTCAGGAAAGATGTCATTATCATTTATATCAGCTCCATTGTTATTATTTTCATTGTGGGGTTTCTTTTTTCATATTACACTTTAAAGCCTCTGAAAGATATTATTATTCAGATCCGGGATATTTCCGAGCACAATCTGAATAAAAGGCTGAACGTTCCGAAAGCTAAAGATGAAATCTATGAGCTGACAGAAACTTTTAACTCTACCTTCAACAGGCTCGAAAAATCCTTTAACAACCATAAACAGTTTGTCACTACCATTTCTCATGAGTTCCGCACTCCTCTTTCAACTTTAATTGCGGAGCTTGAGCTTGCCAAGGAACTGAATGTAACGCTGGATGATTATAAACTTTCTATTGACAATGCCCTTCAGGATGCTAATGATGCGTCAGAATTATCTTCGGCTCTTCTGGATTTTGCACGGGCCAGCTATGATGTATCACAGATCGGTCTCACGAATCTCCGTCTGGATGAAATCCTTGCAGAATCCAAACTTGCATTGCTGCAGAAAAACAACAGGTATAAAATCGGAATCAATTATACAGGTAATGCCTCAGATGATGATGAAAATAATTATGATTTTCATGGAAATCCTTATCTGCTGCAGGTTGCTTTTTTAAATCTGATGGAAAATGCCTGTAAATATTCTGCAGATAAAAGCTGTCATGTAGAAATTGAAACCAACCCGGAACATATAAAAATCCGTTTTATTGATCATGGTATTGGAATTTCTGCAAAAGATCTTTCAAAAATTTTTGATCTTTTTTACCGCGGGGCCAATAAAAGCTTTGAGAAAGGAAACGGAATTGGCCTCTCTATTGTAAAAAGAATTGTAGAGATCCACGAAGGAAAGCTGACTGTAGATTCTGAAATTTCAAACGGAAGTATATTTACCGTAGTATTTCCTTCCAAAAAATAA
- a CDS encoding DUF445 domain-containing protein, with protein MNDEAKRKQLRKYKAFATGLFVLMAAIFIVTTILQKSNNSHWIGYVRAFAEAAMVGALADWFAVTALFRHPLGLPIPHTNLIENSKQRLGDNLGSFVVGNFLSPQNIRPYIQKLKVSNFAGEWLSKEKSQDILIRNLSDIVLDILNKLDDSTVSQFISKKVSEMTDDIKLNKVVGNGIGYILEKNDHQRIITNLSKQIKDYIIENDEMIQERVKKGSYSFIPSFVDNKIADKIADGLSDFFKEIEENPQHEVRGLITQKIHEFSVDLKEDPKWDEEFKTIKNGLLKNDKLDEYSNDIWISIKKTLMKELQEENSALKNYLSKNLNEFAQNLKTDESLQNKIDHWVRVTAYKYILKNTHQFGNLISTTVGNWQGKELSEKLELEVGKDLQFIRVNGTLVGGLVGLIIYTIAHFFI; from the coding sequence ATGAATGACGAAGCAAAAAGAAAACAACTCAGAAAATATAAAGCATTCGCCACTGGATTATTTGTCCTGATGGCCGCTATTTTCATTGTTACCACCATTTTACAGAAGTCTAACAACTCGCACTGGATCGGTTATGTACGGGCTTTTGCTGAAGCTGCTATGGTGGGCGCCCTGGCAGACTGGTTTGCGGTAACGGCATTATTCCGTCATCCTCTGGGGCTTCCGATTCCTCATACCAACCTTATTGAAAACAGTAAACAGAGACTGGGAGATAACCTCGGAAGTTTTGTAGTGGGTAATTTTCTTTCTCCTCAGAATATCAGACCTTATATACAAAAGCTTAAAGTTTCCAATTTTGCAGGGGAATGGCTGAGCAAGGAAAAGAGCCAGGATATTCTGATCAGAAACCTTTCCGATATTGTTCTTGATATTCTTAATAAGCTTGATGATTCTACGGTAAGCCAGTTCATCAGTAAAAAGGTTTCTGAAATGACAGATGACATCAAACTGAATAAAGTGGTAGGAAACGGAATCGGTTATATTCTTGAAAAGAACGACCATCAGAGAATCATCACGAATCTTTCCAAACAGATTAAAGACTATATCATTGAAAATGATGAAATGATTCAGGAACGGGTAAAGAAAGGCAGCTACTCGTTCATCCCTTCTTTTGTAGACAATAAAATTGCTGATAAAATTGCCGACGGACTTTCTGACTTTTTTAAAGAAATAGAAGAAAATCCCCAGCATGAAGTAAGAGGACTGATTACACAGAAGATCCATGAATTTTCTGTTGATCTGAAAGAAGATCCGAAATGGGATGAAGAATTTAAAACCATCAAAAACGGACTTCTTAAAAATGATAAACTGGACGAATATTCTAACGACATATGGATTTCCATAAAAAAAACATTGATGAAAGAACTTCAGGAGGAAAATTCTGCACTGAAAAACTATCTTTCTAAAAACCTTAATGAGTTTGCACAGAATTTAAAAACCGACGAAAGCCTGCAGAACAAAATTGATCATTGGGTTCGGGTGACAGCCTACAAATATATTCTTAAAAACACCCATCAATTTGGGAACCTCATCAGTACCACTGTAGGAAACTGGCAGGGAAAAGAACTCAGTGAAAAGCTGGAACTGGAAGTTGGAAAGGACCTGCAGTTCATCCGGGTCAACGGAACACTGGTAGGAGGGCTTGTAGGGCTTATAATCTACACTATCGCCCATTTTTTCATTTAA
- a CDS encoding murein L,D-transpeptidase catalytic domain family protein, which yields MKGFYSVLGLVYMVTTSFYISPIVAAKSENVKTTKVAETKSEKSTAAVSSSEALYQSIAFDPEHELNYEVFSKALTGYENLKKAGLLTQDSHLLTICDFSMSSNTKRLWIIDLEDKKVLFNSLVAHGKNTGEEFATNFSNKESSLQSSLGFYITDATYQGDNGYSLKLLGMDKGFNDAAYRRAIVMHGADYVSDAFAAMHKRIGRSWGCPAVPRELTQAIINTIKGKNCLFIYYPDQNYLSSSEWLKA from the coding sequence ATGAAAGGATTTTATAGCGTATTAGGCCTTGTTTACATGGTGACGACTTCATTCTACATTTCCCCAATAGTCGCGGCGAAAAGTGAGAATGTAAAAACAACAAAAGTAGCTGAAACGAAATCTGAGAAGAGTACTGCAGCCGTATCTTCATCAGAAGCACTGTACCAATCTATTGCCTTTGACCCGGAACATGAACTGAACTATGAAGTGTTCTCAAAAGCATTAACTGGTTATGAAAACTTAAAAAAAGCAGGGTTGCTTACCCAGGACTCGCATTTATTGACTATCTGCGATTTTTCTATGTCTTCTAACACAAAAAGACTTTGGATCATTGACCTAGAAGACAAAAAAGTTCTGTTCAACTCACTGGTAGCGCACGGAAAAAATACAGGCGAAGAATTTGCGACGAATTTTTCTAACAAGGAAAGTTCGCTGCAGAGCAGTCTTGGATTTTATATCACAGATGCAACCTATCAGGGCGATAACGGATACTCTCTTAAATTATTAGGAATGGATAAGGGCTTTAATGATGCTGCATACAGAAGAGCAATTGTAATGCATGGGGCGGATTATGTAAGTGATGCATTTGCTGCGATGCACAAAAGAATAGGAAGAAGCTGGGGATGCCCTGCCGTTCCAAGAGAGCTGACACAGGCTATAATCAATACGATTAAAGGCAAAAACTGTCTATTTATCTATTACCCTGATCAGAATTACCTTTCATCCTCAGAATGGTTGAAAGCATAA
- the msrB gene encoding peptide-methionine (R)-S-oxide reductase MsrB has translation MENTEAKNNPYYSRTDTAKLNVSNEEWKKILAPDLYAIAREAATERAFTGKYNEFDEVGEYYCAVCGNHLFRSTSKFSSSCGWPSFFEADKEGVYYVRDQSYGMDRVEVLCKRCDSHLGHVFDDGPKPTGLRYCMNSVSLEFVPDSQK, from the coding sequence ATGGAAAATACAGAAGCAAAAAACAATCCATACTATTCCAGAACAGATACAGCAAAACTCAATGTTTCTAATGAAGAATGGAAAAAAATACTCGCGCCGGATCTCTATGCAATTGCCAGAGAAGCTGCAACAGAAAGAGCTTTTACAGGAAAATATAATGAGTTTGATGAGGTAGGAGAATATTATTGTGCCGTATGTGGAAATCACCTGTTCCGTTCTACCTCAAAATTTTCCAGCAGCTGCGGCTGGCCGAGCTTCTTTGAAGCTGATAAAGAAGGAGTCTATTATGTAAGAGATCAGTCTTACGGAATGGATAGGGTAGAAGTGCTTTGCAAGAGATGCGATTCTCATCTTGGCCACGTTTTCGATGATGGTCCGAAACCTACAGGGCTAAGGTACTGTATGAATTCTGTAAGTCTTGAGTTTGTTCCGGATTCTCAGAAATAA